The following DNA comes from Rhizobium sp. EC-SD404.
ATCCACCTTCGACGTGGTGGTCAGTGCTTCACAGGAGGTGCGGTCGGGTATCGTCTACGCGACGGTCATCATCGTTCTGGTCTTCGTACCACTCTTCGCCCTGTCCGGCATCGAGGGACGCCTTTTCGCTCCTCTCGGCCAGGCATACATCATCTCCATCCTAGCAAGTCTCGTCGTCTCGATCACGCTGACCCCGGTCATGGCCTATTACCTCTTGCCGAGCCTCAAGCGGCTCGATGAGCACGAGGGGTTCCTTGTCCGGTGGCTCAAGCGCGGCAACAAGGCGCTTCTCGAGCGTGCCTTCCGCTGGCCGCGCATGCTTATGGGAATAGCGTTGATCGGTGTCGTCGCTGCGGTGGTAGCCGCGACAGCGCTGCCCCGCGCCTTCCTGCCCCCCTTCAACGAGGGGACACTGACCATCTCGATGGCGTTCAACCCCGGCATTTCGCTCGCGGAGTCCCACCGCGTCGGGCTGATCGCCGAACGGTTGATCATGGAGGTGCCGGAGGTTCGTGTGGTCGGCCGCCGGACGGGACGCGCCGAACTCGACGAGCATGCCGAAGGCGTTCACTCCTCGGAGATCGAGGTGGATCTCATCGAGGGAAGAGCAAAAACGGAAATCGTCGCCGACATCCGTTCGCGTCTGGCAGTCCTTCCGGTCTCCGTAAATGTCGGACAGCCGATTTCACACCGCCTTGATCACATGCTGTCCGGAGTGCGAGCTCAGATCGCGCTCAAGATCTATGGCGACGACCTCGACACGTTGCGTTCGCTTGCCGAGAGCATGCGCGGACGCATGGAGAATGTTCCTGGCATCGTCGATCTGCAGGTCGAAAAGCAGGTCCGCATTCCGCAGCTTGAAATCCATATTGATTACGATCGGGCTGCGCTCTACGGGATTCAGCCGGCAAGGATTACCGAGGAACTGGAGCAACTCTCCAACGGACGTGTCGTTTCCCGTCTCGTCGACGGCAATCGATCCTATGAGGTGGTCCTGCGGCTGGACGACACCGCCCGCACGACGCAGTCGCTCGGGGACCTCCTGATCGAAACACCGGCAGGCTGGGTGCCTGTGCGCGAGCTGGCCGACGTCCGCGAGACCGATGGCCCCAATCAGATTCTTCGCGAGAACGGGCGCCGGCGCGTGGTGGTGCTGGCCAACACCGACGGGGAAACCGATATGGCCGCGGTGATTGAGGGCATCCGCGGCGAGATCGCGGCGGCGCAGTTGCCGCCGGGCTTCTCGACAAGTCTTGAGGGAACGTTTCAGGCTCAGGAGGAGGCGACCAGGACGATCGGCGCACTCTCCTTGATATCGCTTGCGATGATCTTTGCCATTCTCTACAGCCGATACCGATCAGCGGTCTGCGCTCTCATCATCATGGGCAGCGTACCCCTGGCGCTGATAGGCTCCGTCGCCGCGCTGTGGCTTTCGGGCCAACCGCTTTCGGTGGCCTCGATGATCGGCTTCATCACCCTGACGGGCATCGCGGCGCGTAACGGCATCCTCAAGATCAGTCACTACATCAATCTGGCGATCCATGAGGGTTTGCCTTTTGGACGCGATCTCGTGGTCCGGGGCAGCCTTGAGCGTCTTACGCCTGTTCTGATGACCGCGCTTTCCGCGGGCGTCGCGCTCATGCCGTTGATGATCGATCCGTCGGCGCCCGGCAAAGAAATCCTGCATCCGGTCGCAGTGACGATTTTCGGAGGACTGGTGT
Coding sequences within:
- a CDS encoding efflux RND transporter permease subunit encodes the protein MFTFLVTQSLRNRMLVLALATVLVIYGAFVSTRLPVDVFPDLNRPTVTIMTEAEGLAPPEVEQLITYPLETQMNGLPGVSRVRSVSGVGLSIVYVEFDWDTDIYLNRQQIAERLALVRNQLPPDVAPQMGPISSIMGQVMLVAMTAPDGVSPMELREAADVLVRPRLLAVPGVAQVIPIGGEVRQFRIAPNPAALRALGVTLEQVETALTSFGANTGGGFTDQHAREYLIRNIGRSLSLDDLRSVVVATVGTQPILLDQVADVSFGARLKRGEAGYMGRSAVIISVEKQPDVDTIGLTRQLEAALGEISASLPNGIKADQVLFRQADFIETSISNVQTVLLEAIVVVAIVLFAFLLNVRTTVISLTAIPVSILATAIIFHLMGLSINTMTLGGLAIAIGELVDDAVVDVENIFRRLRENRELGNPRSTFDVVVSASQEVRSGIVYATVIIVLVFVPLFALSGIEGRLFAPLGQAYIISILASLVVSITLTPVMAYYLLPSLKRLDEHEGFLVRWLKRGNKALLERAFRWPRMLMGIALIGVVAAVVAATALPRAFLPPFNEGTLTISMAFNPGISLAESHRVGLIAERLIMEVPEVRVVGRRTGRAELDEHAEGVHSSEIEVDLIEGRAKTEIVADIRSRLAVLPVSVNVGQPISHRLDHMLSGVRAQIALKIYGDDLDTLRSLAESMRGRMENVPGIVDLQVEKQVRIPQLEIHIDYDRAALYGIQPARITEELEQLSNGRVVSRLVDGNRSYEVVLRLDDTARTTQSLGDLLIETPAGWVPVRELADVRETDGPNQILRENGRRRVVVLANTDGETDMAAVIEGIRGEIAAAQLPPGFSTSLEGTFQAQEEATRTIGALSLISLAMIFAILYSRYRSAVCALIIMGSVPLALIGSVAALWLSGQPLSVASMIGFITLTGIAARNGILKISHYINLAIHEGLPFGRDLVVRGSLERLTPVLMTALSAGVALMPLMIDPSAPGKEILHPVAVTIFGGLVSSTLLDTFLTPVLFLRYGEKSLKRLVDAARVERETATLPTSAVPQSF